The DNA region TCGTTTGGACGCTCTACCTGCAGATGGGGCTCGGCTGGAGCGCCCTGCGAGCCGGTTCGACGGGAATCCCGTTCTCGATCGCCGTCTCGGTCGCCGCCGGGATCTCCGTACAGAAACTGGTGCCCCGCTTCGGCCGCAAGGTACTGCAGGCGGGTGCGCTGCTGATGATCACTGGGCTGCTCCTCTACATCTGGGAGGCCGGACGGTACGGGCTGGACATCACCCCCTGGCAGATGGCTTTCCCGCTGGTGGTCATGGGCGTGGGCATGGGGCTGATCGTGGCTCCGCTGACGGACGCGGTGCTGTCGGGTGTGCCGAAGGAGCACTCCGGATCGGCGTCCGGGCTGATCAACACCGTGCAGCAGATGGGCACGGCGCTCGGGCTCGGCCTCGTGTCGGTCGTCTTCTTCGGTTCGATCAGCGACCGGTTGCCGCCGGAAGCGACAGGGCCGGCGTTCGTGAACGCCTTCCAGCAGTCGCTGTGGTGGGTGGCCGGGGTACTCGCGGTGATCTTCCTCGTGATGTTCGCCCTGCCGGCCAGGCCCCAGCTGCACCTGGAGGGCGGTGGGGACGACGAGGCCCCTGCCCAGGCAGAGGACGGGGGCATCTCGAAGGAGCCCGCGCTCGCGGGCTGACCGGCCGGCGGGCACGGCCCGCTCCCGGCCGGGCGATTCACGTGTGGTGACCTGTGCGCGGGGCCTTCCGGGCGATCCGCGCACGATCCCCGGGGTTCTCAGCAGATCCGGGTGCGGTTCTCCATGGCCCGGCGGGCGGCCTGCTCGTCGCCGTACACCTCGCACATGTGGCGGCCGTCGGGCGTCGCCGTGTGCTCGACCTCCCACAGGCTCGTCTCGCTGCCGTCCAGGAGCAGGAAGGCGTGTTCGTAGAGCGTGAATCCCGCGTCCCGGCCGTCGACGCGGCACTGGCGTCCGAAGATCTGGGTGATGTGGTGGGCGAAGGCGGCACGCAGCAGCCCTGCGGTCTCCGCTCCCGGCCTGTCGCCGTTCTCCGCCCGGCGCAGGACGCGGCGCGCATGGTCCGCCGACTTGTCCTGGGCGTACATGCGGGGCAGCGGGGCCGGAGGGAAGGCCGTCAGCAGAGTGAGGACCTCCAGGTCCGCGTGTGAGGTGTCGTCGGCGAGGGTGCGGGTGTCCAGGAAGCCGCCGGCCAGCCGGGCTGCGGCGATCTGTGCGTCGGCCTCGATGTCGTACAGCTCGTGACGCCGGGGCGCCCCGGTCTCCCGGCCCCCGCCGTGCACCAGCTCCCACAGGGAGAGGGCGGTGCCGTCGGCAAGCAGATAGGTGTGCCGGTAGGTCTCACGGTGCAGTGCGGAACTGTGGTGGGACGAATGCAGCGCACTGCTGTGCGTCAGCGCCGTCCCGAGCCGTTCGATGGTGGTGTCTGACAGATCGAAGGAGTTGAGGGCGCATCGCAGGAGTCGCTCGAGGTGCTGCTCGGTTGTCTCGTACGGATCGCTCAAGGTGCTGTCTCCAGGCCGTCGCCGCGCGTTACTTGATGCGTGCATAACGTAGTCCCTGGGTCTGACATCGTGACCGGGGTTCGCGAAAAACGTACCGCCCGGGTGAAAAGTTCCGGGGCTCCTCAGGACGCGCCGCCGCGCTCGCTGTCCACGGCGCCGTAGAGGTCGCTGTACGAGGGGAAGGTGCCGCCGGGGCCTTCGACACCCCGGGCTGCCCTGACGGCCTTCACGACAGCCCGGGCCAGCGCGTCCGCCCCGGCCGCCAGGATGCCGTTCAGCGCGGAGACGGGCTCCGGGGACAACGGCAGCCGGCCGGTGGCCAGGGTGAAGACCGTGTCCCCGTCGGTCAGCAGATGCACCGGCCGGACGGCGCGCGCCAGGCCGTCGTGCGCCGTGCCCGCGAGCTTCTGTGCCTGGGCGCGGGTGAGGGCGGCGTCCGTGGCGACCACGGCGATCGTGGTGTTGAAGGGGCCCGCGCCCCGTCTCTCCCGGATCTCCGCCAGTCGCCGGCGGGCCGCCTCGTGCGTCGCGCGGGCCGGGCGGGTGGGTGGCTCCGCGGCCCCGTACTCGCCGTACAGGATGCCGGTCCGCGGGTCCAGGACGGAGCCGGCGGCGTTCACCACGGCCAGCGCGGCGACCGTGGTCCCGGAGTCCAGCCGCACACTCGCCGTGCCGACTCCGCCCTTGAGTTCCCCGGCGACGGCGCCCGTGCCCGCGCCCACCGTGCCCTGGGGGACCGGCGAGCCCGGCTCGGAGGCGGCGGCGGCCTCGACCGCGGCCCGGCCGGTCGAGGCGTCGGGGCGGGCCCGCCAGTCACCGCCCCGGCCCAGGTCGAAGAGGCAGGCTGCCGGCACGACCGGCACCACCTGGCCGGGACCTGGCCCGACAGGCACCCCGCGGCCCTGCTCCTCCAGCCACGCCATCACGCCGGAAGCGGCGTCCAGTCCGTACGCGCTGCCGCCGGTGAGGACGAGCGCGTCGACGCGCTGTACGAGGTTGCGCGGATCGAGGGCGTCCGTCTCCCTGGTGCCGGGGCCGCCACCCCGGACGTCGACGGCGGCGACCGCGCCACCTGCGGGTGCGAGGACGACGGTGGTCCCGCTCAGACCTCTCTCGCCGGGCACGCGGGCATGGCCGACACGGATCCCGGCCACATCCGTCAGGGCGTCCAGCGGCCCGGTGAAGGGCGCGTCCTCGGGCATGGCGGGCTCCTCGGAGTGTGTGCGGCGGTCCGGCGGCCCAGGGGGGCGCGCACCGTGTCCCGCGAACGTACAGCGGACCGGGCCGGAACCGGGAGCACGCCTGCGGATCGAGCACCGCATCGGCGTGGGCCACGGAACCTGACACGGCGCCGGGCACGGCATCGCTCCCCGGCCCGTGCCCGGCATCGCTCAAGGCGCCGGGCACGGCATCGCTCCCGGGCCGGGCGCAGCGGCCGTCACTGCTGCACGCCTGGGTCACGTCCAGGCCCCCCGGGGCCCCGGACGCAGGCGCGACGCACTCACTCTCTCGGAGGTCAAAACCGGATCAAACACGCTATTCAGCCCTACGGTGGCGGAGTGACCGAGCCACGAGAAGCGCCCGCCGCGGCCGAACAGCCCGACCCCGGTGCTCACACCGATCCTCCCGGGGGACCGGACGTCCGGCAGCCGAGGCGAGGCTCCGCCGCCGTCGCGAGAGCCGTGGAGGCCCTTCCACGGTCCGTCAACGGCAGGGCGACGCTGGCGGGTGCGGTCGTCTCCGCCCTGCTGGTCCTCGCGATCGTGCTCGGCAGCCGGATGCTGCGCAACTTCGACTCGGCCCTCCTCCCGTACGCCGTGGCCAGT from Streptomyces sp. B1I3 includes:
- a CDS encoding DUF6227 family protein: MSDPYETTEQHLERLLRCALNSFDLSDTTIERLGTALTHSSALHSSHHSSALHRETYRHTYLLADGTALSLWELVHGGGRETGAPRRHELYDIEADAQIAAARLAGGFLDTRTLADDTSHADLEVLTLLTAFPPAPLPRMYAQDKSADHARRVLRRAENGDRPGAETAGLLRAAFAHHITQIFGRQCRVDGRDAGFTLYEHAFLLLDGSETSLWEVEHTATPDGRHMCEVYGDEQAARRAMENRTRIC
- a CDS encoding P1 family peptidase, producing MPEDAPFTGPLDALTDVAGIRVGHARVPGERGLSGTTVVLAPAGGAVAAVDVRGGGPGTRETDALDPRNLVQRVDALVLTGGSAYGLDAASGVMAWLEEQGRGVPVGPGPGQVVPVVPAACLFDLGRGGDWRARPDASTGRAAVEAAAASEPGSPVPQGTVGAGTGAVAGELKGGVGTASVRLDSGTTVAALAVVNAAGSVLDPRTGILYGEYGAAEPPTRPARATHEAARRRLAEIRERRGAGPFNTTIAVVATDAALTRAQAQKLAGTAHDGLARAVRPVHLLTDGDTVFTLATGRLPLSPEPVSALNGILAAGADALARAVVKAVRAARGVEGPGGTFPSYSDLYGAVDSERGGAS